In a genomic window of Callithrix jacchus isolate 240 chromosome 22, calJac240_pri, whole genome shotgun sequence:
- the LTBP4 gene encoding latent-transforming growth factor beta-binding protein 4 isoform X5, translating into MRRPGPNGRRPLLLVLLLPLLAAAASTASPSPGPSPSPSQVVEVAGVAGRLASVATCRCCPGQTSRRSRCIRASCRVRSCQPKKCAGPQRCLNPVQAVPSPSPSPSPSVRKRQVSLNWQPLTLQEARALLKRRRPRGPGGRGLLRRRPPERAPAGKAPVLCPLICHNGGVCVKPDRCLCPPDFAGKFCQLHSSGARPPAPAMPGLTRSVYTMPLANHRDDEHGVASMVSVHVEHPQEASVVVHQVERVSGPWEEADAEAVARAEAAARAEAAAPYTVLAQSAPREDSYSDASGFGYCFRELRGGECASPLPGLRTQEVCCGGAGLAWGVHDCQLCSEHQGNSERVGAPDGPCPTGFERINGSCEDVDECATGGRCQHGECANTRGGYTCVCPDGFLLDSSRSSCISQHVISEAKGPCFRVLRDGGCSLPILRNITKQICCCSRVGKAWGRGCQLCPPFGSEGFREICPAGPGYHYSASDLRYNTRPLAQEPPRVSLSQPRTLPATSRPSAGFLSTHRPGPRADPQPDPRPDPRPGPELPLPSIPAWTGPEIAESGPSPGMCQRNPQVCGPGRCIPQPSGYTCACDSGFRLSPQGTRCIDVDECRRLPPPCASGRCENSAGSFRCVCGPGFRAGPRATECLDVDECHRVPPPCDLGRCENTPGSFLCVCPAGYQAVPHGASCQDVDECTQSPGLCGRGACENLPGSFRCVCPAGFRGSACEEDVDECAQEPPPCGPGRCDNTAGSFHCACPAGFRSRGPGAPCQDVDECARSPPPCTYGRCENTEGSYQCVCPTGFQPNAAGSECEDVDECENHLACPGQECVNSAGSFQCRACPPGHHLHRGRCTDVDECSSGAPCGPHGHCTNTEGSFRCSCAPGYRAPSGRPGPCADVNECLEGDFCFPHGECLNTDGSFACTCAPGYRPGPRGASCLDVDECSEEDLCQSGICTNTDGSFECICPPGHRAGPDLASCLDVDECQEYGPEICGAQRCENTPGSYHCTPACDPGYQPTPGGGCQDVNECETLQGVCGAALCENVEGSFLCVCPTSPEEFDPMTGRCVPPRTSAGTFPGSQPQAPASPGLPARPPPPRRPSTPRQGPVGSGRRECYFDTAAPDACDNILARNVTWQECCCTVGEGWGSGCRIQQCPGTETAEYQSLCPHGRGYLAPSGDPSLRRDVDECQLFRDQVCKSGVCVNTAPGYSCYCSNGYYYHTQRLECIDNDECSDEEPACEGGRCINTVGSYHCTCESPLVLDGSGRRCVSNESQSLDDNLGVCWQEVGADLVCSHPRLDRQATYTECCCLYGEAWGMDCALCPAQDSDDFEALCNVLRPPAYGPVRPGGFGLPYEYGPDLGPPYQGLPYGPELYPPPVLPYDPYPPPPGPFARREAPYGAPRFDMPDFEDDGGPYGESEAPAPPGPGTRWPYRSRDTRRSFPEPEELPEGGSYAGTPSEPYEELEAEECGILDGCTNGRCVRVPAGFTCRCFDGYRLDMTRMACVDINECDEAASPLCVNARCLNTDGSFRCICRPGFAPTHQPHHCAPARPRA; encoded by the exons ATGCGGAGGCCTGGCCCCAACGGCCGCCGCCCCCTCctgctggtgctgctgctgccgctCCTCGCAGCCGCCGCCTCCActgccagccccagccccggccccagccccagccccagccaggtCGTCGAGGTCGCAGGGGTCGCCGGCCGCCTGGCCAG CGTTGCTACTTGTCGCTGCTGCCCAGGCCAGACGTCTAGGAGGAGCCGCTGCATCCGAG CCTCCTGCAGGGTCCGAAGCTGCCAGCCCAAAAAGTGTGCGGGCCCCCAGCGGTGCCTGAACCCAGTGCAAGCAGTGcctagccccagccccagccccagccccagcgtGAGGAAGAGACAGGTGTCCCTCAACTGGCAGCCACTGAC GCTGCAGGAGGCCAGAGCTCTACTGAAGCGGCGGCGGCCCCGGGGGCCTGGGGGCCGGGGACTACTGAGAAGGAGGCCCCCAGAGCGTGCCCCCGCTGGCAAGGCCCCGG TCCTGTGTCCCTTGATCTGTCACAATGGTGGTGTGTGCGTGAAGCCTGACCGCTGCCTCTGTCCCCCGGACTTCGCTGGCAAGTTCTGCCAGTTGCACTCCTCGGGCGCCCGGCCCCCGGCCCCGGCTATGCCAGGCCTCACCCGCTCCGTGTACACTATGCCACTGGCCAACCACCGCGACGACGAGCACG GCGTGGCGTCTATGGTGAGCGTCCACGTGGAGCACCCGCAGGAGGCATCGGTGGTGGTGCACCAGGTGGAGCGTGTGTCCGGCCCGTGGGAGGAGGCGGACGCCGAGGCGGTGGCGCGGGCGGAGGCGGCGGCGCGGGCGGAGGCGGCGGCACCCTACACGGTGTTGGCACAAAGTGCGCCACGGGAGGACAGCTACTCAGACGCCTCGGGCTTCGGTTACTGCTTTCGGGAGCTGCGCGGAGGCGAA TGTGCGTCCCCGCTGCCGGGGCTCCGGACGCAGGAGGTCTGCTGCGGAGGGGCCGGCTTGGCCTGGGGCGTTCACGACTGTCAGCTGTGCTCAGAGCACCAGG GGAACTCTGAAAGAGTGGGCGCCCCAGATGGACCTTGTCCAACCGGCTTTGAAAGAATTAATGGGTCCTGCGAAG ATGTGGATGAGTGCGCGACTGGCGGACGTTGCCAGCACGGCGAGTGTGCAAACACGCGCGGCGGTTACACGTGCGTGTGCCCCGACGGCTTTCTGCTCGACTCGTCCCGCAGCAGCTGCATCT CCCAACACGTGATCTCAGAGGCCAAAGGGCCCTGCTTCCGCGTGCTCCGCGACGGCGGCTGTTCGCTGCCCATTCTGCGGAACATCACTAAACAGATCTGCTGCTGTAGCCGCGTGGGCAAGGCCTGGGGCCGGGGCTGCCAGCTCTGCCCACCCTTCGGCTCAG AGGGTTTCCGGGAGATCTGCCCGGCTGGCCCTGGCTACCACTACTCGGCCTCCGACCTCCGCTACAACACCAGACCCCTGGCCCAGGAGCCACCCCGAGTGTCACTCAGCCAGCCTCGTACCCTGCCAGCCACCTCTCGGCCTTCTGCAG GCTTTCTGTCCACCCATCGCCCGGGGCCCAGGGCTGACCCCCAGCCCGATCCTCGGCCAGATCCCCGGCCCGGCCCTGAGCTTCCCTTGCCCAGCATCCCTGCCTGGACTGGTCCTGAGATTGCTGAATCAG GTCCCTCCCCGGGCATGTGTCAGCGCAACCCCCAGGTCTGCGGCCCAGGACGCTGCATTCCTCAGCCCAGCGGCTACACCTGCGCTTGCGACTCCGGCTTTCGGCTCAGCCCCCAGGGCACCCGATGCATTG ATGTGGACGAATGTCGCCGCCTGCCCCCGCCCTGTGCTTCCGGGCGCTGCGAGAACTCAGCAGGCAGCTTTCGCTGCGTGTGCGGCCCGGGCTTCCGAGCCGGCCCGCGGGCTACAGAATGCCTGG ACGTGGACGAGTGCCACCGTGTGCCACCGCCGTGTGACCTCGGGCGCTGCGAGAACACGCCAGGCAGCTTCCTGTGCGTGTGCCCCGCTGGGTACCAGGCTGTGCCGCACGGAGCCAGCTGCCAGG ATGTGGATGAATGCACCCAGAGCCCAGGCCTCTGCGGCCGAGGGGCCTGTGAGAACCTGCCCGGCTCTTTCCGCTGTGTTTGCCCGGCTGGCTTCCGGGGCTCGGCGTGCGAAGAGGATGTGGATGAGTGTGCCCAGGAGCCACCGCCCTGTGGGCCCGGCCGCTGTGACAACACGGCAGGCTCCTTTCACTGTGCCTGCCCAGCTGGCTTCCGCTCCCGAGGGCCTGGGGCCCCCTGCCAAG ATGTGGACGAGTGTGCCCGTAGCCCCCCGCCCTGCACCTATGGCCGGTGTGAGAACACAGAAGGCAGTTACCAGTGTGTCTGCCCCACTGGCTTCCAACCCAACGCTGCTGGCTCTGAATGCGAGG ATGTGGATGAGTGTGAGAACCACCTGGCATGCCCTGGGCAGGAGTGTGTGAACTCAGCTGGCTCCTTCCAGTGCAGGGCCTGTCCTCCCGGCCACCACCTGCACCGTGGCAGATGCACTG atGTAGACGAATGCAGTTCGGGTGCCCCCTGTGGTCCCCACGGCCACTGCACTAACACGGAAGGCTCCTTCCGCTGCAGCTGCGCGCCAGGCTACAGGGCGCCGTCGGGTCGGCCGGGGCCCTGCGCAG ATGTGAACGAGTGCTTGGAGGGCGACTTCTGCTTCCCTCACGGCGAGTGCCTCAACACCGATGGCTCCTTTGCCTGTACTTGTGCCCCCGGCTACCGGCCCGGACCCCGCGGAGCCTCTTGCCTCG ACGTGGACGAGTGCAGCGAGGAGGACCTTTGCCAGAGCGGCATCTGTACCAACACCGACGGCTCCTTCGAGTGCATCTGTCCTCCGGGACACCGCGCCGGCCCGGACCTCGCCTCCTGCCTCG ATGTGGATGAGTGCCAAGAATATGGTCCCGAGATTTGCGGAGCCCAGCGTTGTGAGAACACCCCTGGCTCCTACCACTGCACACCCGCCTGTGACCCTGGCTATCAGCCCACGCCAGGGGGCGGATGCCAGG ATGTGAATGAGTGTGAAACACTCCAGGGTGTATGTGGAGCTGCTCTGTGTGAAAATGTTGAGGGCTCCTTCCTCTGTGTCTGCCCCACCAGCCCGGAGGAGTTTGACCCCATGACTGGACGCTGTGTTCCCCCCCGAACTTCTGCTG GCACATTCCCAGGCTCACAGCCCCAGGCACCTGCCAGCCCCGGTCTGCCGGCCAGGCCACCCCCGCCTCGCCGACCCAGCACACCTAGGCAGGGCCCTGTGGGAAGTGGGCGCCGGGAGTGCTACTTTGACACAGCGGCCCCAGATGCATGTGACAACATCCTGGCTCGGAATGTGACATGGCAGGAGTGCTGCTGTACTGTGGGTGAGGGCTGGGGCAGCGGCTGCCGCATCCAGCAGTGCCCGGGCACTGAAACCG CTGAGTACCAGTCATTGTGCCCCCACGGCCGGGGCTACCTGGCGCCCAGTGGAGACCCAAGCCTCCGGAGAG ATGTGGACGAATGTCAGCTCTTCCGAGACCAGGTGTGCAAGAGTGGCGTGTGCGTGAACACGGCCCCCGGCTACTCGTGTTACTGCAGCAACGGTTACTACTACCACACACAgcggctggagtgcattg ATAATGACGAGTGCTCTGATGAGGAGCCGGCCTGTGAGGGTGGCCGCTGCATCAACACTGTGGGCTCTTATCACTGCACCTGCGAGTCCCCGCTGGTACTGGACGGCTCGGGGCGCCGCTGCGTCTCCAACGAGAGCCAGAGTCTCG ATGACAATCTTGGAGTGTGCTGGCAGGAAGTGGGGGCTGACCTCGTGTGCAGCCACCCTCGGCTGGATCGTCAAGCCACCTACACAGAGTGCTGCTGCCTGTATGGAGAGGCCTGGGGCATGGACTGCGCCCTGTGCCCTGCCCAGGACTCAG ATGACTTTGAGGCCCTGTGCAATGTGCTACGCCCCCCTGCATATGGCCCCGTGCGACCAGGTGGCTTTGGACTCCCCTACGAGTATGGCCCAGACTTAGGTCCACCTTACCAGGGCCTCCCGTATGGGCCTGAGTTGTACCCACCACCTGTGCTACCCTACGACCCCTACCCACCACCACCTGGGCCCTTTGCCCGCCGGGAGGCCCCTTATGGGGCACCCCGCTTCGACATGCCAGACTTTGAGGATGATGGTGGCCCCTATGGCGAATCTGAGGCTCCTGCCCCACCTGGCCCGGGCACGCGCTGGCCCTATCGGTCCCGGGACACCCGCCGCTCCTTCCCAGAACCTGAGGAGCTACCTGAAGGTGGCAGCTATGCTG GCACTCCATCTGAGCCCTATGAGGAGCTGGAGGCAGAGGAGTGCGGGATCCTGGACGGCTGCACTAACGGGCGCTGCGTGCGCGTCCCGGCAGGCTTCACCTGCCGCTGCTTTGATGGCTACCGCTTGGACATGACCCGCATGGCCTGCGTTG ACATCAACGAGTGTGATGAGGCGGCATCCCCGCTGTGCGTCAATGCGCGCTGCCTCAACACGGATGGCTCCTTCCGCTGCATCTGTCGCCCGGGATTCGCACCCACACACCAGCCGCACCACTGTGCGCCCGCGCGGCCCCGGGCCTGA
- the LTBP4 gene encoding latent-transforming growth factor beta-binding protein 4 isoform X1 — protein sequence MRRPGPNGRRPLLLVLLLPLLAAAASTASPSPGPSPSPSQVVEVAGVAGRLASVATCRCCPGQTSRRSRCIRASCRVRSCQPKKCAGPQRCLNPVQAVPSPSPSPSPSVRKRQVSLNWQPLTLQEARALLKRRRPRGPGGRGLLRRRPPERAPAGKAPVLCPLICHNGGVCVKPDRCLCPPDFAGKFCQLHSSGARPPAPAMPGLTRSVYTMPLANHRDDEHGVASMVSVHVEHPQEASVVVHQVERVSGPWEEADAEAVARAEAAARAEAAAPYTVLAQSAPREDSYSDASGFGYCFRELRGGECASPLPGLRTQEVCCGGAGLAWGVHDCQLCSEHQGNSERVGAPDGPCPTGFERINGSCEDVDECATGGRCQHGECANTRGGYTCVCPDGFLLDSSRSSCISQHVISEAKGPCFRVLRDGGCSLPILRNITKQICCCSRVGKAWGRGCQLCPPFGSEGFREICPAGPGYHYSASDLRYNTRPLAQEPPRVSLSQPRTLPATSRPSAGFLSTHRPGPRADPQPDPRPDPRPGPELPLPSIPAWTGPEIAESGPSPGMCQRNPQVCGPGRCIPQPSGYTCACDSGFRLSPQGTRCIDVDECRRLPPPCASGRCENSAGSFRCVCGPGFRAGPRATECLDVDECHRVPPPCDLGRCENTPGSFLCVCPAGYQAVPHGASCQDVDECTQSPGLCGRGACENLPGSFRCVCPAGFRGSACEEDVDECAQEPPPCGPGRCDNTAGSFHCACPAGFRSRGPGAPCQDVDECARSPPPCTYGRCENTEGSYQCVCPTGFQPNAAGSECEDVDECENHLACPGQECVNSAGSFQCRACPPGHHLHRGRCTDVDECSSGAPCGPHGHCTNTEGSFRCSCAPGYRAPSGRPGPCADVNECLEGDFCFPHGECLNTDGSFACTCAPGYRPGPRGASCLDVDECSEEDLCQSGICTNTDGSFECICPPGHRAGPDLASCLDVDECRERGPALCGSQRCENSPGSYRCVRDCDPGYHAGPEGTCDDVDECQEYGPEICGAQRCENTPGSYHCTPACDPGYQPTPGGGCQDVDECRNRSFCGAHAVCQNLPGSFQCLCDQGYEGARDGRHCVDVNECETLQGVCGAALCENVEGSFLCVCPTSPEEFDPMTGRCVPPRTSAGTFPGSQPQAPASPGLPARPPPPRRPSTPRQGPVGSGRRECYFDTAAPDACDNILARNVTWQECCCTVGEGWGSGCRIQQCPGTETAEYQSLCPHGRGYLAPSGDPSLRRDVDECQLFRDQVCKSGVCVNTAPGYSCYCSNGYYYHTQRLECIDNDECSDEEPACEGGRCINTVGSYHCTCESPLVLDGSGRRCVSNESQSLDDNLGVCWQEVGADLVCSHPRLDRQATYTECCCLYGEAWGMDCALCPAQDSDDFEALCNVLRPPAYGPVRPGGFGLPYEYGPDLGPPYQGLPYGPELYPPPVLPYDPYPPPPGPFARREAPYGAPRFDMPDFEDDGGPYGESEAPAPPGPGTRWPYRSRDTRRSFPEPEELPEGGSYAGTPSEPYEELEAEECGILDGCTNGRCVRVPAGFTCRCFDGYRLDMTRMACVDINECDEAASPLCVNARCLNTDGSFRCICRPGFAPTHQPHHCAPARPRA from the exons ATGCGGAGGCCTGGCCCCAACGGCCGCCGCCCCCTCctgctggtgctgctgctgccgctCCTCGCAGCCGCCGCCTCCActgccagccccagccccggccccagccccagccccagccaggtCGTCGAGGTCGCAGGGGTCGCCGGCCGCCTGGCCAG CGTTGCTACTTGTCGCTGCTGCCCAGGCCAGACGTCTAGGAGGAGCCGCTGCATCCGAG CCTCCTGCAGGGTCCGAAGCTGCCAGCCCAAAAAGTGTGCGGGCCCCCAGCGGTGCCTGAACCCAGTGCAAGCAGTGcctagccccagccccagccccagccccagcgtGAGGAAGAGACAGGTGTCCCTCAACTGGCAGCCACTGAC GCTGCAGGAGGCCAGAGCTCTACTGAAGCGGCGGCGGCCCCGGGGGCCTGGGGGCCGGGGACTACTGAGAAGGAGGCCCCCAGAGCGTGCCCCCGCTGGCAAGGCCCCGG TCCTGTGTCCCTTGATCTGTCACAATGGTGGTGTGTGCGTGAAGCCTGACCGCTGCCTCTGTCCCCCGGACTTCGCTGGCAAGTTCTGCCAGTTGCACTCCTCGGGCGCCCGGCCCCCGGCCCCGGCTATGCCAGGCCTCACCCGCTCCGTGTACACTATGCCACTGGCCAACCACCGCGACGACGAGCACG GCGTGGCGTCTATGGTGAGCGTCCACGTGGAGCACCCGCAGGAGGCATCGGTGGTGGTGCACCAGGTGGAGCGTGTGTCCGGCCCGTGGGAGGAGGCGGACGCCGAGGCGGTGGCGCGGGCGGAGGCGGCGGCGCGGGCGGAGGCGGCGGCACCCTACACGGTGTTGGCACAAAGTGCGCCACGGGAGGACAGCTACTCAGACGCCTCGGGCTTCGGTTACTGCTTTCGGGAGCTGCGCGGAGGCGAA TGTGCGTCCCCGCTGCCGGGGCTCCGGACGCAGGAGGTCTGCTGCGGAGGGGCCGGCTTGGCCTGGGGCGTTCACGACTGTCAGCTGTGCTCAGAGCACCAGG GGAACTCTGAAAGAGTGGGCGCCCCAGATGGACCTTGTCCAACCGGCTTTGAAAGAATTAATGGGTCCTGCGAAG ATGTGGATGAGTGCGCGACTGGCGGACGTTGCCAGCACGGCGAGTGTGCAAACACGCGCGGCGGTTACACGTGCGTGTGCCCCGACGGCTTTCTGCTCGACTCGTCCCGCAGCAGCTGCATCT CCCAACACGTGATCTCAGAGGCCAAAGGGCCCTGCTTCCGCGTGCTCCGCGACGGCGGCTGTTCGCTGCCCATTCTGCGGAACATCACTAAACAGATCTGCTGCTGTAGCCGCGTGGGCAAGGCCTGGGGCCGGGGCTGCCAGCTCTGCCCACCCTTCGGCTCAG AGGGTTTCCGGGAGATCTGCCCGGCTGGCCCTGGCTACCACTACTCGGCCTCCGACCTCCGCTACAACACCAGACCCCTGGCCCAGGAGCCACCCCGAGTGTCACTCAGCCAGCCTCGTACCCTGCCAGCCACCTCTCGGCCTTCTGCAG GCTTTCTGTCCACCCATCGCCCGGGGCCCAGGGCTGACCCCCAGCCCGATCCTCGGCCAGATCCCCGGCCCGGCCCTGAGCTTCCCTTGCCCAGCATCCCTGCCTGGACTGGTCCTGAGATTGCTGAATCAG GTCCCTCCCCGGGCATGTGTCAGCGCAACCCCCAGGTCTGCGGCCCAGGACGCTGCATTCCTCAGCCCAGCGGCTACACCTGCGCTTGCGACTCCGGCTTTCGGCTCAGCCCCCAGGGCACCCGATGCATTG ATGTGGACGAATGTCGCCGCCTGCCCCCGCCCTGTGCTTCCGGGCGCTGCGAGAACTCAGCAGGCAGCTTTCGCTGCGTGTGCGGCCCGGGCTTCCGAGCCGGCCCGCGGGCTACAGAATGCCTGG ACGTGGACGAGTGCCACCGTGTGCCACCGCCGTGTGACCTCGGGCGCTGCGAGAACACGCCAGGCAGCTTCCTGTGCGTGTGCCCCGCTGGGTACCAGGCTGTGCCGCACGGAGCCAGCTGCCAGG ATGTGGATGAATGCACCCAGAGCCCAGGCCTCTGCGGCCGAGGGGCCTGTGAGAACCTGCCCGGCTCTTTCCGCTGTGTTTGCCCGGCTGGCTTCCGGGGCTCGGCGTGCGAAGAGGATGTGGATGAGTGTGCCCAGGAGCCACCGCCCTGTGGGCCCGGCCGCTGTGACAACACGGCAGGCTCCTTTCACTGTGCCTGCCCAGCTGGCTTCCGCTCCCGAGGGCCTGGGGCCCCCTGCCAAG ATGTGGACGAGTGTGCCCGTAGCCCCCCGCCCTGCACCTATGGCCGGTGTGAGAACACAGAAGGCAGTTACCAGTGTGTCTGCCCCACTGGCTTCCAACCCAACGCTGCTGGCTCTGAATGCGAGG ATGTGGATGAGTGTGAGAACCACCTGGCATGCCCTGGGCAGGAGTGTGTGAACTCAGCTGGCTCCTTCCAGTGCAGGGCCTGTCCTCCCGGCCACCACCTGCACCGTGGCAGATGCACTG atGTAGACGAATGCAGTTCGGGTGCCCCCTGTGGTCCCCACGGCCACTGCACTAACACGGAAGGCTCCTTCCGCTGCAGCTGCGCGCCAGGCTACAGGGCGCCGTCGGGTCGGCCGGGGCCCTGCGCAG ATGTGAACGAGTGCTTGGAGGGCGACTTCTGCTTCCCTCACGGCGAGTGCCTCAACACCGATGGCTCCTTTGCCTGTACTTGTGCCCCCGGCTACCGGCCCGGACCCCGCGGAGCCTCTTGCCTCG ACGTGGACGAGTGCAGCGAGGAGGACCTTTGCCAGAGCGGCATCTGTACCAACACCGACGGCTCCTTCGAGTGCATCTGTCCTCCGGGACACCGCGCCGGCCCGGACCTCGCCTCCTGCCTCG ACGTGGACGAATGTCGCGAGCGGGGCCCGGCCCTGTGCGGGTCGCAGCGCTGTGAGAACTCCCCTGGCTCCTACCGCTGTGTCCGGGACTGTGATCCCGGGTACCATGCGGGCCCCGAGGGCACCTGTGACG ATGTGGATGAGTGCCAAGAATATGGTCCCGAGATTTGCGGAGCCCAGCGTTGTGAGAACACCCCTGGCTCCTACCACTGCACACCCGCCTGTGACCCTGGCTATCAGCCCACGCCAGGGGGCGGATGCCAGG ATGTGGACGAATGCCGGAACCGGTCCTTCTGCGGTGCCCACGCCGTGTGCCAGAACCTGCCCGGCTCCTTCCAGTGCCTCTGTGACCAGGGTTACGAGGGGGCGCGGGATGGGCGTCACTGCGTGG ATGTGAATGAGTGTGAAACACTCCAGGGTGTATGTGGAGCTGCTCTGTGTGAAAATGTTGAGGGCTCCTTCCTCTGTGTCTGCCCCACCAGCCCGGAGGAGTTTGACCCCATGACTGGACGCTGTGTTCCCCCCCGAACTTCTGCTG GCACATTCCCAGGCTCACAGCCCCAGGCACCTGCCAGCCCCGGTCTGCCGGCCAGGCCACCCCCGCCTCGCCGACCCAGCACACCTAGGCAGGGCCCTGTGGGAAGTGGGCGCCGGGAGTGCTACTTTGACACAGCGGCCCCAGATGCATGTGACAACATCCTGGCTCGGAATGTGACATGGCAGGAGTGCTGCTGTACTGTGGGTGAGGGCTGGGGCAGCGGCTGCCGCATCCAGCAGTGCCCGGGCACTGAAACCG CTGAGTACCAGTCATTGTGCCCCCACGGCCGGGGCTACCTGGCGCCCAGTGGAGACCCAAGCCTCCGGAGAG ATGTGGACGAATGTCAGCTCTTCCGAGACCAGGTGTGCAAGAGTGGCGTGTGCGTGAACACGGCCCCCGGCTACTCGTGTTACTGCAGCAACGGTTACTACTACCACACACAgcggctggagtgcattg ATAATGACGAGTGCTCTGATGAGGAGCCGGCCTGTGAGGGTGGCCGCTGCATCAACACTGTGGGCTCTTATCACTGCACCTGCGAGTCCCCGCTGGTACTGGACGGCTCGGGGCGCCGCTGCGTCTCCAACGAGAGCCAGAGTCTCG ATGACAATCTTGGAGTGTGCTGGCAGGAAGTGGGGGCTGACCTCGTGTGCAGCCACCCTCGGCTGGATCGTCAAGCCACCTACACAGAGTGCTGCTGCCTGTATGGAGAGGCCTGGGGCATGGACTGCGCCCTGTGCCCTGCCCAGGACTCAG ATGACTTTGAGGCCCTGTGCAATGTGCTACGCCCCCCTGCATATGGCCCCGTGCGACCAGGTGGCTTTGGACTCCCCTACGAGTATGGCCCAGACTTAGGTCCACCTTACCAGGGCCTCCCGTATGGGCCTGAGTTGTACCCACCACCTGTGCTACCCTACGACCCCTACCCACCACCACCTGGGCCCTTTGCCCGCCGGGAGGCCCCTTATGGGGCACCCCGCTTCGACATGCCAGACTTTGAGGATGATGGTGGCCCCTATGGCGAATCTGAGGCTCCTGCCCCACCTGGCCCGGGCACGCGCTGGCCCTATCGGTCCCGGGACACCCGCCGCTCCTTCCCAGAACCTGAGGAGCTACCTGAAGGTGGCAGCTATGCTG GCACTCCATCTGAGCCCTATGAGGAGCTGGAGGCAGAGGAGTGCGGGATCCTGGACGGCTGCACTAACGGGCGCTGCGTGCGCGTCCCGGCAGGCTTCACCTGCCGCTGCTTTGATGGCTACCGCTTGGACATGACCCGCATGGCCTGCGTTG ACATCAACGAGTGTGATGAGGCGGCATCCCCGCTGTGCGTCAATGCGCGCTGCCTCAACACGGATGGCTCCTTCCGCTGCATCTGTCGCCCGGGATTCGCACCCACACACCAGCCGCACCACTGTGCGCCCGCGCGGCCCCGGGCCTGA